From the Pseudomonas baltica genome, one window contains:
- a CDS encoding 7TM diverse intracellular signaling domain-containing protein, translating to MRYLLILLFTWLPMLASAVDFDESTRSLPLGRTMQVLEDSSGEATIDEVSAPEAQARFHRNTDEVLNAGYSKSAFWIRLDLRYAPRQSGVARNWLLELAYPPMDHVELYQADADGHFYRSQVTGDTLPYSNRVIRQNNFVFDIPFVPQQAQTLYLRVQSEGSVQVPLTLWSSNAYLEAQPERLYVLGMIYGVLLGMLVYNLFIYLSVRDTSYLYYILYIASFGLYQVSVNGAGVEFLWPENPWWANAATPLLIGAAAFFGCQFSRSFLQTREHSRVFDWLLKGLMVYGLVVMVMSLGASYGLALRLATLLALLFTVVIFSAGVKAWWRGQRQARYFMIAWTAFLAGGVVNTLMVLGYLPNIFITMYSSQLGSALEVGLLSLALADRINAMREEQSRILVEAGHKLELLNQQLSNSNRLKDEFLATVTHELRTPMNGVIGSLELMQTVPMNIELEQYQQTAATSARDMMRMVDDILILTELQAGKLYPRHEPFRLQGLLDGVHLQFARQAHNKGLAFALDILSILPDKLVGDSRKLALCLSCLLDNAVKFTRQGVVRLQVLGEVDDENNLALTFKIIDTGIGFSYLDEDTLYQRFYQVDSSMTREYGGLGIGLAICRQLAELIGGQLHHQSEPGRGSCFTLTVKLAVVEPLPMHTTISRKLPESTRRSAHDCTLLLIDDNSVNQLVLRGMLLKLGYRVRTADCANAAIEQMQSENFDAVLLDCHSPMTDGAVVCARLREVPRTKDIPVLGIVASLERSDRDRYLAAGMTECMHRPVRFEELQSLLHSWLLAHKQSEQVGG from the coding sequence ATGCGCTATTTGCTGATATTACTTTTTACCTGGCTGCCCATGCTGGCCAGCGCCGTCGATTTCGACGAGTCCACTCGTAGCCTGCCCCTGGGGCGCACGATGCAGGTCCTCGAGGACAGCAGTGGCGAGGCGACCATCGATGAGGTTAGTGCGCCTGAAGCCCAGGCGCGATTTCATCGCAACACGGATGAGGTCCTCAACGCCGGCTATTCCAAGTCGGCATTCTGGATCCGCCTCGATCTGCGCTATGCGCCCCGGCAAAGCGGGGTAGCGCGCAACTGGCTGCTTGAACTGGCCTATCCGCCGATGGACCACGTCGAGCTCTATCAGGCCGATGCCGACGGGCACTTTTATCGTTCGCAAGTCACCGGCGACACCTTGCCCTACTCGAACCGGGTGATCCGCCAGAACAACTTCGTGTTCGACATCCCCTTTGTGCCGCAACAGGCGCAGACCCTCTACCTGCGCGTGCAGAGCGAAGGCTCTGTGCAGGTACCGCTGACCCTGTGGTCAAGCAACGCCTACCTCGAGGCCCAGCCCGAGCGCCTTTACGTATTGGGGATGATCTACGGCGTGTTACTGGGGATGCTGGTCTACAACCTGTTCATCTACCTCAGCGTGCGTGACACCAGCTACCTCTATTACATCCTCTACATCGCCTCGTTCGGCCTTTATCAGGTGTCGGTCAATGGTGCCGGCGTCGAGTTCCTGTGGCCCGAGAATCCTTGGTGGGCCAACGCCGCGACCCCGTTGCTGATTGGCGCTGCGGCGTTTTTCGGCTGCCAGTTCTCGCGCAGCTTTTTGCAGACCCGCGAGCACAGCCGCGTCTTCGATTGGCTGCTCAAGGGGCTGATGGTCTACGGTCTCGTAGTGATGGTGATGTCGCTGGGTGCCAGTTATGGTCTGGCGCTGCGCCTGGCCACATTGCTCGCGCTGCTGTTCACCGTGGTGATCTTCAGCGCTGGGGTCAAGGCCTGGTGGCGGGGGCAGCGCCAGGCGCGCTATTTCATGATCGCCTGGACCGCCTTCCTCGCCGGCGGCGTGGTCAACACCTTGATGGTGCTGGGCTATCTGCCCAATATATTCATCACCATGTACTCCAGCCAACTGGGCTCGGCACTGGAGGTCGGGCTGCTATCGCTGGCCCTTGCCGACCGCATCAATGCCATGCGCGAAGAGCAGTCGCGGATTCTGGTGGAGGCTGGGCACAAGCTCGAGCTGCTCAACCAGCAGCTGTCCAACAGCAACCGCCTGAAGGACGAGTTCCTGGCCACCGTCACCCACGAACTGCGCACCCCCATGAACGGCGTGATCGGCTCGCTGGAGCTGATGCAGACGGTGCCGATGAATATCGAGCTCGAGCAGTATCAGCAGACTGCCGCCACCTCGGCACGCGACATGATGCGCATGGTCGACGACATCCTTATCCTCACCGAGCTGCAGGCCGGCAAGCTCTACCCCCGTCACGAGCCGTTCCGCCTGCAGGGGCTGCTGGATGGCGTGCATTTGCAATTCGCCCGCCAGGCTCACAACAAGGGCCTGGCCTTCGCCCTGGATATCCTCAGCATCCTGCCCGACAAGCTGGTAGGCGACTCGCGCAAGCTGGCGCTGTGCCTGAGCTGTCTGCTCGACAATGCCGTGAAGTTCACCCGCCAGGGCGTAGTGCGTCTGCAGGTGCTGGGCGAGGTCGATGACGAGAACAACCTGGCGCTGACCTTCAAGATCATCGACACCGGTATCGGCTTCAGCTATCTGGACGAAGACACCCTCTACCAGCGCTTCTATCAAGTCGACAGCTCCATGACCCGCGAGTACGGCGGCCTGGGGATTGGCCTGGCGATCTGCCGACAACTGGCGGAGTTGATTGGTGGTCAGTTGCACCATCAATCGGAACCCGGGCGGGGCAGCTGTTTCACCCTGACCGTCAAGCTGGCGGTGGTCGAACCGCTGCCGATGCATACGACCATCTCGCGCAAGCTGCCCGAAAGCACGCGGCGCTCGGCGCACGATTGCACGCTGTTGCTGATCGATGACAACAGCGTCAACCAGCTAGTGTTGCGCGGAATGCTGCTCAAGCTCGGCTATCGGGTGCGCACTGCCGACTGTGCCAACGCGGCCATCGAGCAGATGCAGAGCGAGAACTTCGATGCGGTGTTGCTCGATTGTCACTCACCCATGACCGATGGCGCGGTCGTCTGCGCGCGCTTGCGTGAAGTGCCGCGCACCAAGGACATCCCCGTGCTGGGGATCGTCGCCAGCCTCGAACGCAGTGACCGCGACCGTTACCTGGCGGCCGGAATGACCGAATGCATGCATCGGCCGGTGCGTTTCGAAGAGCTGCAAAGCCTGCTGCACAGCTGGCTGTTGGCACATAAACAAAGCGAGCAGGTCGGCGGTTAG
- a CDS encoding hydroxymethylpyrimidine/phosphomethylpyrimidine kinase, translating into MNIYSSRPVVLCLSGHDPSGGAGLQADIEALIAQGCHAAPAVTALTVQDTVNVSDFRVLDREWVLAQANAVLNDSTVAAVKLGMLGSLEMVDTVVELLLANAHLPMVCDPVLRAGGGGRLGKDEVGYAMRERLLPLATIATPNLPEARILAELPQGSADECADKLLPYVRHLLITGGHGDEQQIHNRLYSRDGSCQTYTCERLPGSYHGSGCTLASALAGRLALGEQLGSAVKTALDYTWRTLRDAEQLGKGQFVPRRLPLDFCS; encoded by the coding sequence ATGAATATTTATAGCTCACGCCCCGTAGTTCTTTGCCTCTCCGGCCACGATCCCAGTGGTGGCGCCGGTCTGCAGGCCGATATCGAAGCGCTCATCGCCCAGGGCTGTCACGCAGCGCCCGCTGTAACTGCGCTGACGGTGCAGGACACCGTCAATGTCAGCGATTTTCGCGTGCTTGATCGCGAGTGGGTGCTGGCCCAGGCCAACGCCGTGCTCAACGATTCCACGGTGGCAGCCGTCAAGCTGGGCATGCTCGGCTCGCTGGAGATGGTCGACACGGTGGTCGAGCTGCTGCTGGCCAATGCGCATCTGCCGATGGTCTGCGACCCTGTGCTGCGCGCCGGTGGCGGCGGTCGGCTGGGCAAGGATGAGGTCGGATACGCCATGCGCGAACGGCTGTTGCCACTCGCGACCATCGCGACGCCCAATCTGCCCGAAGCGCGCATCCTCGCGGAATTGCCGCAAGGCAGCGCCGACGAGTGCGCCGATAAACTGCTGCCCTATGTGCGGCATCTGTTGATCACCGGCGGCCATGGCGACGAGCAACAGATCCATAACCGTTTGTACAGCCGCGATGGCAGCTGCCAGACCTACACCTGCGAGCGCCTGCCCGGCAGCTATCACGGCTCGGGCTGCACCTTGGCCAGTGCCCTGGCCGGCCGCCTGGCATTGGGCGAGCAACTGGGCAGCGCGGTCAAAACGGCGCTCGACTATACTTGGCGCACGCTGCGCGATGCCGAACAGCTGGGCAAAGGCCAGTTCGTGCCGCGCCGGCTGCCTTTAGACTTCTGTTCCTGA
- the thiE gene encoding thiamine phosphate synthase, with protein sequence MKLRGLYAITDGQLLAGKFIKYVTAALDGGVTLLQYRDKSTDEARRLREAETLLKLCEPYKTRLIINDDAELAARLGVGVHLGQTDGPLTPARALLRPQSIIGSTCHGSLEMARQAAREGASYVAFGAFFASSTKPEAQVVPLDVLAQARAELKLPICVIGGITLANAPQLVENGASLLAVISDLFGVDTTAEVTRRARAFNELYKSA encoded by the coding sequence ATGAAACTACGTGGCCTGTATGCCATTACCGACGGCCAGTTGCTGGCTGGTAAATTCATCAAGTACGTGACGGCCGCGCTCGATGGCGGCGTCACGCTGCTGCAGTACCGCGACAAAAGCACGGATGAGGCCCGCCGTCTGCGCGAGGCCGAGACCCTGCTCAAGCTGTGCGAGCCCTACAAGACCCGCCTGATCATCAACGACGACGCCGAACTGGCAGCGCGTCTTGGCGTCGGCGTGCATCTGGGCCAGACCGACGGCCCGCTGACACCTGCCCGTGCACTGCTGCGCCCGCAGTCGATCATCGGTTCGACCTGCCACGGCAGCCTCGAGATGGCTCGCCAGGCCGCGCGTGAAGGCGCGAGCTACGTGGCCTTCGGGGCATTTTTTGCCTCATCGACCAAGCCGGAAGCCCAAGTCGTGCCCCTCGACGTACTGGCCCAGGCCAGGGCCGAGCTGAAGCTGCCGATCTGCGTGATCGGCGGCATCACCCTCGCCAACGCCCCGCAGCTGGTGGAAAACGGTGCCAGCCTGCTGGCGGTGATCAGCGACCTGTTCGGCGTCGATACAACGGCTGAAGTCACCCGCCGCGCCCGCGCCTTCAATGAATTGTACAAGTCTGCCTGA
- the hemL gene encoding glutamate-1-semialdehyde 2,1-aminomutase, with translation MSRSESLFANAQKHIPGGVNSPVRAFKSVGGTPLFFKHAAGAYVTDEDDKRYVDYVGSWGPMILGHSHPDVLDAVRRQLEHGLSYGAPTELETLMAERVCAIVPSMEMVRMVSSGTEATMSAIRLARGFTGRDSIIKFEGCYHGHSDSLLVKAGSGALTLGVPSSPGVPAAFAKHTLTLPFNDLGALEQMLGEVGEEVACIIVEPVAGNMNCVPPAPGYLEGLRRLCDQHGVVLIFDEVMTGFRVALGGAQAYYNVTPDLSTFGKIIGGGMPVGCFGGKREIMSHIAPLGPVYQAGTLSGNPLAMAAGLKTLELISRPGFHAELSDYTTRMLDGLQQRADAAGIPFVTTQAGGMFGLYFSGADDIVTFDDVMASDAERFKRFFHLMLEGGVYLAPSAFEAGFTSIAHGDAELKITLDAAERAFAKLND, from the coding sequence ATGTCCCGCTCCGAATCGCTGTTCGCCAATGCCCAGAAACACATCCCCGGTGGCGTCAACTCGCCGGTCCGTGCATTCAAGAGCGTCGGCGGCACGCCGCTGTTTTTCAAGCATGCAGCAGGCGCCTATGTGACTGACGAGGACGACAAGCGTTATGTCGACTACGTCGGCTCGTGGGGGCCGATGATCCTCGGCCACAGCCACCCGGATGTCCTCGACGCCGTCCGCCGCCAGCTCGAACACGGCCTGTCCTACGGCGCCCCGACCGAGCTGGAGACGCTGATGGCCGAGCGTGTCTGTGCCATCGTGCCGTCGATGGAAATGGTGCGCATGGTCAGCTCCGGCACCGAAGCCACCATGAGCGCGATCCGCCTGGCCCGTGGTTTTACTGGCCGCGACAGCATCATCAAGTTCGAGGGCTGCTACCACGGTCACTCCGACAGCCTGTTGGTCAAGGCGGGCTCGGGAGCTTTGACCCTGGGCGTGCCGAGTTCGCCCGGCGTGCCTGCGGCATTCGCCAAACATACCCTGACCCTGCCCTTCAACGACCTCGGCGCCCTCGAGCAGATGCTGGGCGAAGTCGGCGAAGAAGTCGCCTGCATCATCGTCGAGCCGGTGGCCGGCAACATGAACTGCGTGCCGCCTGCGCCGGGCTACCTGGAGGGCCTGCGCCGCCTGTGCGACCAGCACGGCGTGGTGTTGATTTTCGATGAAGTGATGACTGGTTTCCGTGTCGCCCTGGGCGGCGCTCAGGCTTATTACAACGTGACACCGGACCTGAGCACTTTTGGCAAGATCATCGGAGGCGGCATGCCAGTAGGCTGCTTTGGCGGCAAGCGCGAGATCATGTCGCATATCGCGCCGCTGGGCCCGGTCTACCAGGCAGGGACGCTGTCGGGTAACCCGCTGGCGATGGCCGCCGGCTTGAAGACTCTCGAACTGATCAGCCGCCCGGGCTTTCACGCTGAATTGAGCGACTACACTACGCGCATGCTCGATGGCCTGCAGCAACGTGCCGACGCCGCTGGCATCCCGTTCGTGACCACCCAGGCGGGCGGCATGTTCGGCCTGTACTTCAGCGGTGCCGACGACATCGTCACCTTCGACGACGTGATGGCCAGCGATGCCGAGCGCTTCAAGCGCTTTTTCCACTTGATGCTCGAGGGCGGTGTGTACCTGGCGCCGAGCGCGTTCGAGGCCGGCTTCACGTCGATCGCCCATGGTGATGCCGAGCTGAAAATCACCCTCGATGCTGCCGAGCGAGCCTTCGCCAAGCTCAACGACTGA
- a CDS encoding tetratricopeptide repeat protein, which yields MNRTGRALALGCLLLLQPLLAQAGGNSLLIPATGRCTLNTQPENLPQALSACQQAAKSGDAQAQYELGEFYYDGKNGPRDLTQALNYFEQASLQGHADAQYHLGIMFFRGEGVPANNVQAYIVLKMAAVNGQEDALDTADQVSAQMKREELEVATQVLGQIFRKYLLELQTADGRTPFAPLP from the coding sequence ATGAACCGCACCGGCCGCGCCCTTGCTTTGGGCTGCCTGTTGCTCCTTCAACCCCTGCTGGCGCAGGCAGGGGGAAACTCGTTGCTGATACCAGCGACGGGCCGGTGCACCCTCAATACTCAGCCCGAGAACCTACCGCAGGCGCTCTCCGCGTGTCAGCAAGCGGCGAAGTCCGGAGACGCGCAGGCGCAATATGAGCTGGGCGAGTTCTATTACGACGGCAAAAATGGCCCGCGCGACCTGACCCAAGCGCTCAACTACTTCGAGCAGGCCTCGCTGCAGGGCCATGCCGACGCGCAATATCATCTGGGGATCATGTTCTTCCGCGGCGAAGGCGTGCCGGCCAATAACGTTCAGGCCTATATCGTGCTGAAGATGGCGGCCGTCAATGGCCAGGAAGATGCGCTGGATACCGCTGATCAGGTGTCGGCGCAAATGAAGCGCGAAGAACTCGAAGTGGCCACTCAGGTGCTGGGGCAGATCTTCCGCAAATACCTGCTGGAGCTGCAAACGGCTGACGGGCGTACGCCGTTCGCACCGCTGCCCTGA
- a CDS encoding DUF1820 family protein, producing the protein MTKREAPIYKVIFLNQGQVFEMYAKQIYQSDLWGFLEVEEFVFGERSQLVVDPSEEKLKAQFEGVVRSFVPMHSIVRIDEVERLGTPKISEARGVSNVMPFPMPMPEK; encoded by the coding sequence ATGACCAAACGCGAAGCTCCAATCTACAAAGTGATTTTCCTCAACCAGGGCCAAGTATTCGAGATGTATGCCAAGCAGATCTATCAAAGCGATCTGTGGGGCTTTCTCGAGGTCGAGGAGTTCGTGTTCGGCGAGCGCAGCCAACTGGTCGTCGACCCTAGCGAAGAGAAGCTCAAGGCGCAGTTCGAAGGGGTGGTGCGCAGTTTCGTGCCGATGCATTCGATCGTGCGCATCGACGAAGTCGAGCGACTGGGTACGCCGAAAATCAGTGAGGCGCGCGGCGTCAGCAATGTCATGCCGTTCCCGATGCCCATGCCTGAAAAGTAA